The DNA region CGAGAAAGTCGGATGGCCCATGTCTTTAGCTCACCGGCGGCGTCGATGTTGCGTGCTGCTGCTTGTGTTGGGAAGTGTGTCCCCGAAGCTCCATGCGCAGCAGGTCCAGAGTTCTCGATTTCTTGTTGCTTTTGTCTCCCCCGAGTCGTTCTGGGTAAACCACGCACCTGAAGCTGTGAAGTCCGTGCATGGTAATGGACAGAAATCTGCTGGAGCGGTGAGAGGCAAGATCAACAAGAGCCAGAGCTCCATTTCAGGGGTTGCTCCGGCGTCGAACGGTAAAGATTCGATTACGCAGGCGATTGAGGCAAACAGAAGCGTGCCTTGGTCGATCGTTCTGGGTCTCACGCTGTTGACCTTGCTCCCGGCGATACTTTTATCGATTACGCCGATGGTGCGACTACTTGTCGTATTTCACTTTCTGCGGCAGGCCCTGGGGACACAGACTGCCCCATCAAACCAGATCCTGATGGGGCTGGCGCTGATGATGACCTGGTTTCTGATGCAGCCGGTGTTGCAGAAGGTAGAACAGGTTGCGGTGGTGCCTTATCAGGCCGGGACCATTTCAGGGATGGAGGCCATGGATCGTGGTCTCGCTCCGGTCAAGCAATACATGCTTCGGTACGCGCGCGAAAAAGATCTTGAGGTCTTCGCTGCGGCAGGGATGGGGACACGACCCCAGTCTCGGGAGGATCTTCCAATCCAGGTAGTCGTGCCGGCTTACATCCTGAGCGAGCTGAAAGCGGGGTTCCAGATTGGGGCGGTGCTGTTTCTTCCGTTTCTGCTCGTAGACCTGGTGGTGGCGAGCGTAACGACATCGGTAGGCATGATGCAACTGCCTCCGGTGGTGATCTCTACCCCCTTGAAGATTCTGTTGTTCGTGATGGTCGACGGATGGAACTTGTTGGCGCACCAGTTGATTAAAAGTTTCTAATCTTTATTTCCGAGGCCGAATTGGGACCTGACCAGACAGTCGAAATGATGAGAAAGGTGCTTATGGAGGCGATGATGCTGAGCGCGCCGCTGTTGGTGGCGGCTTGCCTGGTAAGCCTCGTAGTCAGTCTTCTGCAGACGCTGACCAGCGTGCAGGAGCAGACATTGACCATTGTTCCGAGATTAGTGGTTGTGTTCGTTGTGACGATGGCGACGCTCCCCTGGATGGTGCATCGGTTAGTAAGTTTTACGGTGCGTATGTTCACCGACTTCCACAGGTACCTGGGATAGAGCCGGCATGAACGCTGAGACGAATACGTTGATACAGGATTGGCCGCAGTTTCTGATAGCGGCGGTGCTGGTGATGATTCGGTTAAGCGGCCTGATGATGTTTGCCCCGGTGTTCTCCTCTGCGGCGATCGCGCCGCGGATCAAAGCAGGATTTGTCATTGCTATGACGGTGCTGCTGGCGCCCGCCATCGCGACGGTACCTAACGCGAGGGCCACGCTGGATGTGCAGGCGGTGCTGGGCGAACTGGGTGTGGGGTTGGTCTTTGGCCTTTCGCTGATGTTGCTGACAGAGGCGCTCATGTTTGCGGGGATGCTGCTGGGAATGCAGTTCAGTTTTTCGCTGGTGAATCTGATGGATCCGAACTCCATGATCGAAACGCCGGTTCTGGGACAGATGCTCAATTGGTTAGGCGTTCTTGTCATCATTGGTTCTGGATTGGATCGGAGCCTGCTGGCGGCATTGGTGCGGAGCTTTCGAATCGTACCTGTGGGGCAGGCAGTGATTCAAGCAAAGACTGGTGCCGGATTGGCGATGATGGCTGGCGGGATATTTTTGGCGGGGTTGCAACTTGCGGCACCCGTGATTGCAGCAGCGCTTGCTGTCGAGATGACAATTTCGCTGGTGGGACGACTATCGCCGCAGCTACCGGCGATGGTGATGAGTATTCCACTGAAGACGATGGTGTCTTACGCCGTTCTGATCGGAAGCCTGGCGGTGTGGCCGGGATGGATCGAGCACCACTTCACAGCGTTGCTCGACGCGGCCGGAAAATTGGTGGCAACCCTATGAGTGAAAAGGGAACAGAACAGGCCACACCCCAACGGAAGAAGAAGGCGAAAGAAAAGGGAGACGGCGTTCGCAGTCGTGAACTCCTCTCCGCGATTGCGATGCTTGGCGGCGTGTTGATGCTTGGAGCTACAGCACATGGATTTGTCTCAAGTTGGGGGAAGGTCTATTCAGAAAGCCTGCACTCCGCGGCCGTGGGCGAGGTGAATGGTGAGCAGCGGTGGAATGAGGCAATTCGAAAGATGCTCGAGCCTGCGCTGTTGCCCGTGGGCCTTGTTCTGGCCGCGAGCTTTACCGGAGCGCTGATGGCTGGCGTGGCCCAGGCAGGAGGTGTAGAGATTCATCCGAATGCAATTGAGCCGCAGTTCTCGAAGCTAAATCCAGCTACTAATCTGGGTCATCTGTTCAGTCTGCGGTCTGCCACACGGGTGATGAAGTCGCTGGTGCCCGCTGCTGCGATGGTCATGCTTGGATGGAGCGCGCTAAAGGCGCTGATGCTGCCGATGCCGGTGATGAGTCTGGTGCGGCTTCCGGCTACGTTTTCGGCGGCGTACGGGCTGGCGTTAGATGCGGCATGGATCACGCTTGCGTGGTCGGCGCTGGATTATGCGATCGAGTGGAGAAGCTGGAATGAGCGGCTCAAGATGAGCAAGCAGGAGATGCGCGAAGAGATGAAGGATGCGATGGGAAATCCACAAATTAAGGGACGAATCCGGCAGATACAAAGGGCGATGCGCAAGCGCAAAGTGAAGGCGGACATGTCGAGAGCAAGTGTTGTCATCACCAACCCCACGCATTATGCAGTGGCTCTGGAGTTCAGCTTCGAGACGATGCAAGCCCCTGTCGTGCTGGCGAAGGGGCGCGACCTGCTGGCCGCGGAGATTCGTGAAGAGGCGCGCTGGGCGGGAATTCCAATTATTGAAAATCCTCCATTGGCGCGCAGTCTCTACAAAACTGTCGAGCAGGGGCAATCGATCCCATTTGAACTCTACGCAGCAGTGGCAGGAATCTTGGCATATCTGTATCGACAAAAAGTAGAAGAACGAATGAAACGGGAACGTCAGGCCCAGCAGGCACAACAGGAAGCCGGGCATCGAGGAACGGTTGGACTGGTTGGATTGCGCGGTTACGGAGGTGGGATGTGAGTGAAGCGTTGATAAAGAAGAGCGGGACTTGGGAAGCCACCAAGCTAAGGCCGCTACTGCTGCCGGTGGCGGCGATCAGCATGATCTTTGTCATGCTGATTCCAGTGCCGAGTTTTGTGCTGGACTTGTTGCTGGCAGCGTCGATTACGGCGTCGGTGATTGTTTTTCTGACCGCAGTGCAGGTACGTCGCGCAGTGGATTTTTCTGTATTTCCGACGCTGCTGCTGTTGTTGACCATGTTTCGGTTGTCTCTGAATCTGGCGTCCAGTCGAAGGATTCTGTTGCACGGACACGAGGGAACACATGCTGCCGGTTCGGTCATCGAGGCCTTTGGGCAGTTTGTGGTCGGTGGCAATTACGTGGTGGGATTCGTGTTGTTTCTTGCCCTCATCGCGATCCAATTTCTCGTAGTCAGCCATGGTGCCGTACGAACGGCTGAGGTGACAGCCCGCTTCACACTGGATGCGTTGCCCGGTAAACAGATGGCCATCGACGCGGACATGAATGCCGGCCTAATCGACGAGCAGGGCGCGAGAAAACGGCGGCAGGCAATCGCGCGCGAGGCTGAGTTCTATGGCGCGATGGATGGCGCCGCGAGGTTCAACCAGCGCGACTCGATGGCAACCATTTTAATTACGGCGATTAACATCATCGCCGGCTTACTGATTGGCGTGCTTCAGCAGGGTGCGGATCTAACGACAGCCGTCAAGACGTATACGATTCTCACCGTCGGCGATGGCCTGGTGACAATGATTCCCAGCCTGCTGGTGTCGATTGCAGGGGGCATCGTACTCACGCGCGCCTCTTCTTCGGGGTCACTCGACACAGAGCTTGGGACGCAGTTGCTGCGAGGAAAAAACACGCTCTGGATCGCCTGTGGGGTTCTACTGGCGCTGGCTCTGATTCCGGGATTGCCGAAGCTGTCGTTTGTGCTGATGGCTGTGGGAGTTGCATTGATTGCGCGAAAACTGCCCGCGGCAAAAGAGGAAGCAGTCTTGCTGGCGGATGAGGCGGCGGAAGATGGAGCCACACCAAAAGATAAAACCAAATCGATCGACAGCGCTAAGAACGAGAACTTGGCTTCACTGCTGAAGATGGACGAACTGACCCTCGAGATCGGCTTCCAATTGATTCCCATGGTTGATGAGAAACAAGGGGGGCAGATGCTCAATCGCGTGAGAGCCCTCCGTCGTCATCTTGCGACGGAGCTTGGGTTCATTGTCCCCCCTATCCACATCACGGACAACCTGCGGCTGAAGCCGCGAGAGTATGTGGTCAGTCTCCGTGGCATTGAGATAGCACGCTGGCAGACGGAACAAAATTGTCTGCTGGCGGTGAATGCAGACTCGAAGGCGCGTGCGTTGCCTGGCGTAGAGACGCGAGAACCCGCGTTCGGCGTGTTGGCTCGATGGATTCAGCCAGGGCTGGAAGAGCAGGCATTGGCGGCTGGCTATTCCGTGGTTGATCAGACCACGGTCATCGGAACTCATCTCGGCGAGTTGATTCGTCGTCACGCCCACGAACTGCTGGGCAGACAAGAGGTCAAGCGTCTTCTGGATAGCATGAATGATAGCTATCCCAAGCTGGTCGAAGAGCTGGTTCCGAAGCTGATGACGCTGGGTGAGGTTCAGCGGGTGTTACAGCAGTTATTGCGCGAACAGGTATCGATCCGTGATCTCGGCTCAATTCTCGAGTATCTGGTAGAAGCGGCACAGTCGTCGAAGAACGTGGTGCATCTGGTGGAGACGGTGCGCCAGTCGCTTGGACGAGGGCTTATCCATCCGCTGCTTGACGGAGAAGGCAGTCTACGGGTGCTGATGCTGGAGCCGATGCTTGAGGCAGATCTGCTGAACACATTCGATCCGAAGAGCACTCTGCTGTTGGGCGATGGTGCCAAGCCAGGAACGATGCCTGTGGATTTTCTGCGTCGGCTTGTTGAATCTGTGAAACGCCTAACCGGAGGGAACTCTACATCGGCACTTCCCGTGCTCTTATGTCCGAGTCCGGCCCGTTATCATGTGCGGCGTTGGCTGGAGCCGTTTCTGCCGAAGGTGACAGTACTGGCCCCGGCCGAGATACCGAATGAGATTCGAGTACGAAGTATGGGAACCGTTGGTTGAACAGAAGAAATCGCAGGTGAGCGGAAGTGAAAGCACGAAAGGCAGAGCAAGACACGGAGGAAGTGATGAGCACAGGCAGTGCGGTTCCGGTACAGATTTTGCATGGGTTGTCTCAGGGGCAGCTGCTCGGTGACGGACAGGCGACAGAGGCAGCGGTCTTTATTCCATTTACAGACAGTGACAGGCCAAAAGGAAAGCTTGTGAGTGAAAGCGTGATGGACCGCGATCTCATGTTGATGGAACATCTCCCGACGGTGCGTTATCTGGCGCGCCGCATCCACGAGCGACTGCCGCAGCACGTGGAACTCGATGATCTCATCTCCGCCGGGGTGGTGGGACTTATCGATGCTTTTTCAAAGTTCGATCACACTAAGAAAGTCCAGTTCAAAAGCTATGCACAGTTCAGGATTCGCGGTGCGATCCTCGATTCACTGCGAACGCTCGACTGGAGTCCAAGAGAGTTGCGTAGAAAAGGAAGAGCGGTGGAAGAGGCGATCCGCTCTGTCACGCAGCGAGTTGGGCGCGCACCATCGGAACAGGAGATCGCCGGCGAGATGGAGCTGAGTCTGGCCGACTATCAACAACTCCTCGGCGACCTGAAGGGACTGGAGATTGGCAGTCTGCATATAGAACGCTCGGAGGATTCGGGAGATGAGGAACTGGCATATATTCCGGGGTCTCCAGAGGAAGATCCATTGTTTCGCTGCCTGAAAGGGGAGATGAAGCAGCGATTAGCCGATGCCATTGACGAACTCCCAGAAAAAGAGCGAATGGTATTGACTCTCTATTACTACGAAGAACTGACCATGAAGGAGATTGGACTCACACTCGGAGTTGTGGAATCGCGGGTCTCACAGATCCATTCCTCTGCTGTCTTGCGGCTGCGCACCGCGCTTGCCGGATTGCGTTCTACTCAATCTGCCAAAGGTGACAAGGCTGCGAGTGGCAAGCGGCGCGCTTCGTCCTAAATCCGGCATCAACTCAATCGAACCAGCGAGAAATAGAGAAGCAAGGAAAGAGGTTTCATGGGCAAGCAGCTTGAGCAGGGCGATATCGATGCATTATTTGCGGCCGCTGGAGCGAATGTCGCCACCCATGCCACGGCAGACGGAGATTCAATTCCGCCTGAGAGATATAACTTCAGCAGAGCAGGTCAAATCAGTAACGAACAGATGCGGGCCATCAGTACAGTGAACGATCTGTTTGCGCGTAATCTGATGCATACCCTTGGAGCGTGGTTGAGGACTCCGTTGCGGGTGAAGCTGGTAGCGGGTGAGCAGTTGCCGTTCAAGGAGTTTCTGGAGCGGCTCTCGATTCATACCTTTGTCTGTTCGCTTCGATTGGAACCGCTGGGCGCCGTCGGTTTGCTGGAGCTTGAACTTGCCATTTCGTCACCGATCGTCGATGTCTTATTGGGCGGCGCGGGCAAAGCGTGGCCAGTACGTGAATTGACCGACATCGAGGAGGCGATTCTCACCTCGGTCGTGCAGCTTACTGTGCAGGAACTTAATCTCGCCTGGCAATCGGTCGGACTCGAATTTGTCTTTGAGAAGCGGGAGACGGAGGCGGCAGTGGCTCGCATGATGACTCCAGGTGAAAAGACCTTGTGTGTGAGCTTCGAAGTTCGGATGCCAGAGGCTCAGGGTGTCCTTAACCTTTGCCTACCGGCTGTTGTGCTCAATGCAATTCTCAGGCGGCTGATCTCAGAAGGAGACCGCCCGCGCAGGCGATCGAAAGAAGCGCATATGAGGATCAGAGAGTTGTTGGGACAGATGAAAATCGGGACACTGTTGCAGTTTCCACAGATGCGTTTACGCGCCAGCGAGGTGGCGACGCTGGTGCCCGGCACGGTGTTGCGGCTGCCGCTGCCGCGTACGTCGGCTGCGGAGTTGCGCGTGGGCAACCTGCATCTTGGACGTGCACATCCTGTACGGACGGGAGAACATCGGGGAGCTCAATTGGAAGGCGAGATCGATCGCGATGAAATCAGCGGACATCTCGCCCATGCTTTGGGTCAACAGGCGGATGAAGCAACAATGAGTGTGAATTGAGCGAGGACGTCGATATGGATCAGGCGATGAGTGCAGGTGAAACAGCACGAGCAGAGGCGATAAGCCTCTTATGCGATATTGAGCTCGATGCGTCGTTGCAATTTGGTTCGCGGGAGATGCCTCTGCAAGAGGTGCTGGAACTGGGGCCCGGAGATGTAATTGAACTTGACCGGCATGTGTCCGAACCGGTGGATCTTGTGATCGGAGACCGGATCGTGGCTCGTGGCGAAGTGGTGATTGTGAGCGGCAACTTCGCTCTTCGGATTACGGAAGTAGCAACGCCGCAACTGCGGCTGGAGAGCATACGATGCCTTTTCTAAACAGGACGAGTCATAGTCAGGCAGGCGAAGCCCTGTTGTGGGAAGGCGATGCGTACCTGCCAAATAGTTCGCCTGAGCGTGGACTAAACGAAGTTGGATTGCCTGCGTTGCTGGCGCAACGACGTTTGTGCGGACACGTCGATTGCTCGAATGGCTGGACGATGCCCTGGCGAAGCCGTCGGCGGCCAATCTTTGAGGACCAGTGGGGTTGCAGTGGACGCTGCGTGCTGGCGATGGTTCGCGAGGCGCTTCGCCGGGAAGCCGGAGATGGAATCACGAGGGCAGCAACAACACCTCACCGCCATAGAGTTCCGCTGGGACTGCTGATGCTGGCGCAGGGTTGGATCACGCATCCTCAGCTACAGCGAGCGCTTGAGGCACAGCGTCGGAACGGCACCGGAAAGATCGGTGAGTGGCTGATTGCTGAGTGCGGGCTTGAGGCCGAGCAGGTTACTCGCGGTTTAAGTATGCAATGGAACTGTCCCGTGCTGAGCGCGGAGGGATTTTTGCCTGAAACAATGGCGCTCGTGATGCCCGGATTTTTTGTTGAAAGATTTGGGTTGATGCCGCTGCGGATTGCAGGAAGCCGTATTCTCTACCTCGCCTTTGAAGATGGCCTTGACGCTTCGGCTTCGCTGGCCGTCGAGCAGATGGCTGGACTTAAGGTTGAGAGTGGAGTCCTGAACGAAGTTCATCTACGGGCTGCGCGCCGCAGAGTGTTGCAGTGCGATTCGGTTGAAACGAAGCTCGAAGCGGCTTCCGATGCGGACACGCTTGCGGGACGGATAACCGCGATTCTCGAGCAGAAGCAGCCTGTCGCATCCCGCCTGGTGCGGTTGCACCAATACTATTGGCTGAGACTGTGGCTCGAGGAGGGAACAACCGGGAAGTTGGGCAGGCTTCCCATCAGTCGCGAGGACATGTGTGACTATGTCTTTTCTGTCGGCCCGCAAAGCTGATGCTGTGCCAAACGTTGAGCAGTAAAAAGAGGGCCAAGTGGCCCTCTTTTTACTGCGGCGAAGGACAATCTATTGCGAGATTGTGGATGCCGAAGCGGATTCCGTCGTACCCAGCGTGGATGCTGCCGTTGCTCGATCCGCATCATGATCCGGACCGAGGCCCAGTTTGATGATGGCACGGGAGTCTGGGACCAACTTGGTCTGCCAGCCATTATCGGCCTGATACTTCTCCATCGCAGCTGAGGTGTTAGCGTCCCAGTGGCCGGAGGGGTCGGAGAGGTAGCCCGATTTGACGAGCGCGGCTTGAATCTGGGTGGCGCGACTGTCATCAATGGAGCGTTGCCCAATCGACCTTGCAGCTATCTTGGAGTGCTTCTGGCCGCGGGCATGGAACAGGCTGTGATGCGATGTGGGGCCGCGGCGAGCGTGAACTACCGCCATCGCGGGCATTGCCGTAGCTATAACGAGTCCAGTGCACAGGACGAGTTGAGCAAACCTCATTAAATAGACCTCAAACTTCAGTATGGAATAGATGATGCTCTGCTTCTATTCACCCTTTAACCAGACTACCGCTAGAGTAACTCTTGCACAATAGGAATGATATTCCCCATTTGCGGCACTTTTGGCAGTCAGGATGGATGAAAACTCCAAGGTTGCTCCTTTTGGGAAGAATTATCTCAATAGGAAAAGGGGTGCCGAGGAACGGCACCCCCTCTCTTGTACCAAGTAGTTCTACGGAAGTGTGCCGCCGATGTAAGAGTTTCCGCTGTTCTTCTGCATGGGGAAGTGAACAACGAAGACCACATCGTCTTTGGATTTGAGGGTTGAGACGATGGCCCTGTAGCTGGCCTCGTCAGTAACCGGCTTTTTGTTGATCGCGGTGATGATCAAACCTTTGCCCAGGTTGATCTCATCGGCGAAGGAGCCGGGACGAACGCTCGTGATAATGACACCTTTGCTGATGCCGGTTTTGGATGCGATGTCCGGAGGAATCGCCGAGACGGTGATTCCAAGCGTGGCCTGTCCAGCATCGGACTGCTTCGGCCCGGCATTATTGTCCTCTCCGCCGAGGATATCGGCGTAGGTCTTGGCGCGGTCTCCAATGACTACGTTGGCAACGTCCTGCTTCCCGTTGCGGATGTAACCGAGCTTCACGGTCGATCCAACGTGACGCGCAGAGATGTCATTGACCAGATCGTCGCCGCCTTTGATGTTGCGTCCATCGATCGAAACGATGATGTCGCCTGGCTGTATGCCAGCCTTGGCGGCGCCTCCGCTGGGAGTGACCGTGCTGACGATGACACCATTGGAGAACCCATACATGCGGTTGACCGCAGAGTTGACCGCAGGCTGGAAGCTGACGCCGATGGAGCCGCGTACGACCTTATGCTCCGGCCCGATGAGCATGTTGTAGATATTCGCAATGGTGTTGGACGGCATGGCGAAACCGACACCCTGCGAGCCCATGGATTGGGTATAGATTGCGGTATTCATGCCGACGACCTGGCCAGCCATATCGACCAGCGGGCCACCGGAGTTGCCGGGGTTGATGGCAGCATCTGTTTGGATGAAGCGCTGGAACTGGCTCTGCGAGATGCCGTTGGGGCCGGGTTCATCGATGGAACGGTCCTTCGCAGAGATGATGCCGGCGGTGACGGTTTTGGAGAGTGCAAATGGGCTGCCGATGGCAAGTACCCAGTCGCCGACCTGTGCGCCGTCCGAATTACCGAGCTTGACGGTGGGGAGCGGCTTGTCCGTATCGATCTTGATGACGGCGATATCAGTGTCTTTATCGACACCTACGACTGTGGCGCGACGGCCTTCATAGCCGGACTGGCCATCGGGGTCGGTGGACAGCTTGACGAAGATCTTATCGGCCCCATCGACTACGTGATTGTTGGTGATGATGTAGCCGCGGGGATCGACGATGAAGCCGGAACCGAGAGCG from Edaphobacter paludis includes:
- the fliP gene encoding flagellar type III secretion system pore protein FliP (The bacterial flagellar biogenesis protein FliP forms a type III secretion system (T3SS)-type pore required for flagellar assembly.), translating into MSPKLHAQQVQSSRFLVAFVSPESFWVNHAPEAVKSVHGNGQKSAGAVRGKINKSQSSISGVAPASNGKDSITQAIEANRSVPWSIVLGLTLLTLLPAILLSITPMVRLLVVFHFLRQALGTQTAPSNQILMGLALMMTWFLMQPVLQKVEQVAVVPYQAGTISGMEAMDRGLAPVKQYMLRYAREKDLEVFAAAGMGTRPQSREDLPIQVVVPAYILSELKAGFQIGAVLFLPFLLVDLVVASVTTSVGMMQLPPVVISTPLKILLFVMVDGWNLLAHQLIKSF
- a CDS encoding flagellar biosynthetic protein FliQ, which translates into the protein MMRKVLMEAMMLSAPLLVAACLVSLVVSLLQTLTSVQEQTLTIVPRLVVVFVVTMATLPWMVHRLVSFTVRMFTDFHRYLG
- a CDS encoding flagellar biosynthetic protein FliR, which encodes MNAETNTLIQDWPQFLIAAVLVMIRLSGLMMFAPVFSSAAIAPRIKAGFVIAMTVLLAPAIATVPNARATLDVQAVLGELGVGLVFGLSLMLLTEALMFAGMLLGMQFSFSLVNLMDPNSMIETPVLGQMLNWLGVLVIIGSGLDRSLLAALVRSFRIVPVGQAVIQAKTGAGLAMMAGGIFLAGLQLAAPVIAAALAVEMTISLVGRLSPQLPAMVMSIPLKTMVSYAVLIGSLAVWPGWIEHHFTALLDAAGKLVATL
- a CDS encoding EscU/YscU/HrcU family type III secretion system export apparatus switch protein: MSEKGTEQATPQRKKKAKEKGDGVRSRELLSAIAMLGGVLMLGATAHGFVSSWGKVYSESLHSAAVGEVNGEQRWNEAIRKMLEPALLPVGLVLAASFTGALMAGVAQAGGVEIHPNAIEPQFSKLNPATNLGHLFSLRSATRVMKSLVPAAAMVMLGWSALKALMLPMPVMSLVRLPATFSAAYGLALDAAWITLAWSALDYAIEWRSWNERLKMSKQEMREEMKDAMGNPQIKGRIRQIQRAMRKRKVKADMSRASVVITNPTHYAVALEFSFETMQAPVVLAKGRDLLAAEIREEARWAGIPIIENPPLARSLYKTVEQGQSIPFELYAAVAGILAYLYRQKVEERMKRERQAQQAQQEAGHRGTVGLVGLRGYGGGM
- the flhA gene encoding flagellar biosynthesis protein FlhA codes for the protein MIFVMLIPVPSFVLDLLLAASITASVIVFLTAVQVRRAVDFSVFPTLLLLLTMFRLSLNLASSRRILLHGHEGTHAAGSVIEAFGQFVVGGNYVVGFVLFLALIAIQFLVVSHGAVRTAEVTARFTLDALPGKQMAIDADMNAGLIDEQGARKRRQAIAREAEFYGAMDGAARFNQRDSMATILITAINIIAGLLIGVLQQGADLTTAVKTYTILTVGDGLVTMIPSLLVSIAGGIVLTRASSSGSLDTELGTQLLRGKNTLWIACGVLLALALIPGLPKLSFVLMAVGVALIARKLPAAKEEAVLLADEAAEDGATPKDKTKSIDSAKNENLASLLKMDELTLEIGFQLIPMVDEKQGGQMLNRVRALRRHLATELGFIVPPIHITDNLRLKPREYVVSLRGIEIARWQTEQNCLLAVNADSKARALPGVETREPAFGVLARWIQPGLEEQALAAGYSVVDQTTVIGTHLGELIRRHAHELLGRQEVKRLLDSMNDSYPKLVEELVPKLMTLGEVQRVLQQLLREQVSIRDLGSILEYLVEAAQSSKNVVHLVETVRQSLGRGLIHPLLDGEGSLRVLMLEPMLEADLLNTFDPKSTLLLGDGAKPGTMPVDFLRRLVESVKRLTGGNSTSALPVLLCPSPARYHVRRWLEPFLPKVTVLAPAEIPNEIRVRSMGTVG
- a CDS encoding FliA/WhiG family RNA polymerase sigma factor, which gives rise to MSTGSAVPVQILHGLSQGQLLGDGQATEAAVFIPFTDSDRPKGKLVSESVMDRDLMLMEHLPTVRYLARRIHERLPQHVELDDLISAGVVGLIDAFSKFDHTKKVQFKSYAQFRIRGAILDSLRTLDWSPRELRRKGRAVEEAIRSVTQRVGRAPSEQEIAGEMELSLADYQQLLGDLKGLEIGSLHIERSEDSGDEELAYIPGSPEEDPLFRCLKGEMKQRLADAIDELPEKERMVLTLYYYEELTMKEIGLTLGVVESRVSQIHSSAVLRLRTALAGLRSTQSAKGDKAASGKRRASS
- a CDS encoding FliM/FliN family flagellar motor switch protein; translated protein: MGKQLEQGDIDALFAAAGANVATHATADGDSIPPERYNFSRAGQISNEQMRAISTVNDLFARNLMHTLGAWLRTPLRVKLVAGEQLPFKEFLERLSIHTFVCSLRLEPLGAVGLLELELAISSPIVDVLLGGAGKAWPVRELTDIEEAILTSVVQLTVQELNLAWQSVGLEFVFEKRETEAAVARMMTPGEKTLCVSFEVRMPEAQGVLNLCLPAVVLNAILRRLISEGDRPRRRSKEAHMRIRELLGQMKIGTLLQFPQMRLRASEVATLVPGTVLRLPLPRTSAAELRVGNLHLGRAHPVRTGEHRGAQLEGEIDRDEISGHLAHALGQQADEATMSVN
- a CDS encoding FliM/FliN family flagellar motor switch protein — translated: MDQAMSAGETARAEAISLLCDIELDASLQFGSREMPLQEVLELGPGDVIELDRHVSEPVDLVIGDRIVARGEVVIVSGNFALRITEVATPQLRLESIRCLF
- a CDS encoding peptidoglycan-binding protein is translated as MRFAQLVLCTGLVIATAMPAMAVVHARRGPTSHHSLFHARGQKHSKIAARSIGQRSIDDSRATQIQAALVKSGYLSDPSGHWDANTSAAMEKYQADNGWQTKLVPDSRAIIKLGLGPDHDADRATAASTLGTTESASASTISQ
- a CDS encoding trypsin-like peptidase domain-containing protein translates to MDIRNNPSPSLLDRMRTHRLTTTFTLLATLSIGILVGSVLTRNVSGKEQAAVDTSDAKPIVIPSPVALSNGFSQIVKEVGPAVVNINTEEIPKQSMNPHGRRGLQGPPSQDGNGDDQQGDMQDFFKRFFGGQGGQGDEDGGDGMAGGERRALGSGFIVDPRGYIITNNHVVDGADKIFVKLSTDPDGQSGYEGRRATVVGVDKDTDIAVIKIDTDKPLPTVKLGNSDGAQVGDWVLAIGSPFALSKTVTAGIISAKDRSIDEPGPNGISQSQFQRFIQTDAAINPGNSGGPLVDMAGQVVGMNTAIYTQSMGSQGVGFAMPSNTIANIYNMLIGPEHKVVRGSIGVSFQPAVNSAVNRMYGFSNGVIVSTVTPSGGAAKAGIQPGDIIVSIDGRNIKGGDDLVNDISARHVGSTVKLGYIRNGKQDVANVVIGDRAKTYADILGGEDNNAGPKQSDAGQATLGITVSAIPPDIASKTGISKGVIITSVRPGSFADEINLGKGLIITAINKKPVTDEASYRAIVSTLKSKDDVVFVVHFPMQKNSGNSYIGGTLP